CGCGACCGCGCTCGACGGTCAGCTCCATCTCCAGCTTGCCCTTGCCGTTGAGCGTGGCGAGGACCAGGTCGGGGTTGTGCACCTCGACACCGGCCGGGGGCGCGATGTCGGCGGCGGTGACCAGACCCGGGCCCTGCTTGCGCAGGTACATCACGACCGGCTCGTCGTGCTCCGAGGAGACGACCAGCTGCTTGATGTTGAGGATCAGGTCGGTGACGTCCTCCTTGACGCCCGGCACGGTGGTGAACTCGTGCAGCACGCCGTCGATACGGATGGACGTGACCGCCGCACCCGGGATCGAGGACAGGAGGGTCCGGCGCAGGGAGTTGCCGAGGGTGTAGCCGAAGCCCGGCTCCAGCGGCTCGATCACGAACCGGGAGCGGAATTCGTCGACGACCTCTTCGGTCAACGAGGGACGCTGAGCAATCAGCATGTTGCGATCCTTCAGTCATGGACGCCCGCTATTTGACGTCCTGCTGTTACTGCAAGGGTACGGGCGATACAGCCCTTTTACGGAGCCGTACCGCCCGAAAACCCAAGAACTACCGGCCGTGCGTCAGACGCGGCGGCGCTTCGGCGGACGGCAGCCGTGCTGCGACATTGTGGGGGATAACCCCCACGCCCCCAGCCGACCGAGAGTCACCCGCCGTGAGCCGGTGCGTCAGACGCGGCGGCGCTTCGGCGGACGGCAGCCGTTGTGCGGGGTGGGGGTGACGTCCTGGATGGAGCCGACCTCGAGGCCAGTGGCCTGGAGGGAGCGGATCGCGGTCTCGCGACCGGAGCCCGGGCCCTTCACGAAGACGTCAACCTTGCGCATGCCGTGCTCCTGCGCGCGACGGGCGGCCGACTCGGCGGCCATCTGCGCGGCGAAGGGGGTGGACTTGCGCGAGCCCTTGAAGCCGACGTGGCCGGCGGAGGCCCAGGAGATCACGTTGCCCGAGGGGTCCGTGATCGAGACGATGGTGTTGTTGAACGTGCTCTTGATGTGCGCGTGGCCGTGAGCGACGTTCTTCTTTTCCTTGCGGCGCACCTTCTTGGCAGCGCCCTGACGACCCTTGGGGGGCATCTATTTCTCCTACAGGGAGGTGGTCGGTCCTACAGCGAAGACCGCTTGGTAAAGCGTCCGCTGAGGACTACTTCTTGCCCGGCTTCTTCTTACCGGCGATGGCGCGACGCGGGCCCTTGCGGGTACGAGCGTTCGTGCTGGTGCGCTGACCGTGAACGGGCAGGCCACGACGGTGGCGAAGACCCTGGTAGCAACCGATCTCGACCTTGCGGCGGATGTCGGCCTGCACCTCGCGACGGAGGTCACCCTCGGTCTTGAAGTTGGCGTCCACGTACTCGCGGATGCGGACCAGCTCCTCCTCGGAGAGGTCGCGAACGCGGGTGTCGGGGTTGACGCCGGTCTCGGCCAGCGTCTTCTGCGAGAGGGTCCGGCCGATGCCGAACACGTAGGTCAGGGCGACCTCCACACGCTTTTCGCGCGGGATGTCAACACCGGAAACGCGTGCCATTCAATGGCTCCAGTTGTCGTTCGGAGGTCTTCCACGAAACCGGTTCCCGGTCGCCGTATGAGGTACGAATCGGGTCCCCGGCCTCCGACCGGGGGTGTCGGACGTGCGAGACACGTCCGGGTTCCGCGTATGAACATGTACTACTGCGTCGCGCGAAGTTCTGCGGGTGCAGAAGGTGCGGTCGTGCGTCAGCCCTGGCGCTGCTTGTGGCGCGGGTTTTCGCAGATGACCATGACCCGGCCGTGACGGCGGATCACCCTGCACTTGTCGCAGATCTTCTTGACGCTCGGCTTGACCTTCATTGGGTGAGGTTCTCCGGGTCAGTGCCCACCACCCCGCCGGAGCGGGATACAGGCAAGATCTACTTGTACCGGTAGACGATCCGGCCACGCGTGAGGTCGTACGGAGACAGCTCCACCACGACCCGGTCGTCAGGGAGGATGCGGATGTAGTGCATACGCATCTTGCCGCTGATGTGTGCCAGAACCTGGTGGCCGTTCTGGAGCTCAACCTTGAACATTGCGTTCGGAAGAGACTCGACGACAGTGCCCTCGATCTCGATGGCACCTTGCTTCTTGGCCACGCTTCGCCCTTCGAATCGACTACCTTGATCGACTCCGTACGAGCGCATGCAGGCATGCGGGTGCACGAGAGCCGACGAGTCAGTCTACGTCAGGCCTCTCGGAAAGACGAATCGAGGAAGGATGCCCGCCAACGTAGATCATTAAGCCAGGGGGTCCGGCACAGCCGTGATCCCCGGATCAGGCCAGCGGATCCGGCGCAGCCGTGATCCCCAGCTCCGCCAGCTTCGCCCTGCCGCCGGCCCCAGCCCCAAACGCCCCTCTCGCGGGCTCGGCGCCAGGGGCGCCTCACAAGCTTCGAGCGGCTGCGCCGGCCTCCGACCGGCGGTCGGGGCTCAGGTCGTCACCGGCGGGAAGAGCCCGGCACTCGCCCTGGATCAGGCCAGCGGATCCGGCGCAGCCGTGATCCCCAGCTCCGCCAGCTTCGCCTTGCCGCCGTCGGGGGCCGTCAGGACGAGCGGGCCCTCCTCCGTGAGGGCCACCGAGTGCTCCCAGTGGGAGGACCAGGTGCCGTCGGTGGTGATGACCGTCCAGTCGTCGTCGAGGACCTCGGTCCTCGGGGTGCCCAGGGAGACCATGGGCTCGATGGCGAGGCAGAAGCCGGGGACCAGCTTGGGGCCCTTGCCGCGCTTGCGCTCGACGTAGTTCAGGAGATGCGGGTCCATGTGCATCTCGGTGCCGATGCCGTGGCCGCCGTAGTCCTCGATGATTCCGTACTTGCCGCCGCCGGGCTTGGGCTGGCGGCGGATGTACGTCTCGATGGCGCGGGAGACGTCGACGAGGCGGTTGCCCAGCTTCATCGCCGCGATGCCGGCCCACATCGACTCCTCGGTCACCCGGGAGAGCTCGACCAGCTCCGGAGCGTGACCCGTGCCGACGAAGGCGGTGAACGCGGCGTCGCCGTGCCAGCCGTCGATGATCGCGCCGGCGTCGATGGAGATGACGTCGCCGTCCTTGAGGACGGTCTTGTCGTCGGGGATGCCGTGTACGACGACCTCGTTGACCGAGGTGCAGATGGTGGCCGGGAAGCCGCCGTAGCCAAGGAAGTTCGGCTTGGCGCCGTGCTCGGCGAGGACCTTGCGGGCGACCTCGTCCAGATCCTTCGTGGTGGCGCCGGGAACCGCCGCCGCACCCGTGGCCGCGTGTACCGCGGCGACGACCAGTCCCGCCTCACGCATCTTGGCGATCTGCTCGGGGCTCTTGATCTGCACCATGGGCGCCTGCGCTCTCCGTCTTCTCCGTCAACCGGCGCGAGCGTCTCCGTCGACCACCGGTCCGTACACAGTTACGTACACAACACTAAGGCCGCGGCGCCCCCGAAGGGCACCGCGGCCGAAGCAGCTGACGACTACTTGTCGTCGTCCTCACGCTTGAGCGCCTCCATGGCGCGCCCCGTGACCTCGTCGACCTTGCCGAGAGCCGAGATCGTGACCACCAGGCCCTGGGCCTTGTAGTAGTCGATGATCGGCTCGGTCTGGCTGTGGTAGACCTCCAGGCGCTTGCGCACCGTGTCCTCGGAGTCGTCGTCACGCTGGTACAGCTCGCCGCCGCAGACGTCGCAGACGCCCGGGGCCTTCGGCTGCTTGTACTCCACGTGGAAGACGTGGCTCGAGTCCTTGCGGCAGATGCGGCGGCCCGCGATGCGCCTGACGACTTCGTCCTCGGGGACCTCGAGATCCAGGACCGCGTCCAGCTTCATGCCCTCGGTCTTCAGCATCTCGTCCAGCGCCTCGGCCTGCGAGACGTTGCGAGGGAAGCCGTCGAGCAGGAAGCCGTTCTCGGCGTCCGGCGCCTCCATGCGGTCCTTGGCCATCCCGATGGTGACCTCGTCCGGCACCAGGTTGCCGGCGTCCATAAACGCCTTCGCCTGCTTGCCCAGCTCCGTGCCCTGGCTGATGTTGGCGCGGAAGAGGTCGCCCGTCGAGATGTGCGGGATCGACAGGTTCTGGGCGAGGAACGCGGCCTGCGTTCCCTTGCCGGCACCGGGCGGCCCGACGAGGACGATTCGCATCAGCGGAGGAACCCTTCGTAATTGCGCTGCTGAAGCTGGCTCTCGATCTGCTTCACCGTCTCGAGACCCACACCCACGATGATCAGGATGCTGGTCCCACCGAACGGGAAGTTGCCACTTGCGTTGAACCCGACCAACGCCATTGTCGGTACGAGAGCGATCAGACCCAGATACAGCGACCCCGGCCAAGTGATCCTGTTGAGCACGTAACTCAGGTACTCAGCGGTCGGTCGGCCAGCCCGGATGCCCGGGATGAAGCCACCATACTTCTTCATGTTGTCGGCGACTTCCTCGGGGTTGAACGAGATCGCCACATAGAAGAACGCGAAGAACACGATGAGCAAAAAGTACATGGTGATGTAAATCGGGTGGTCGCCCTTGGTCAGATTCTGCTGAACCCACGTTTTCCAGCCCGAGTTGTCCTTGGAGAACTGGGCGATCAACGCCGGGATGTAGAGCAGCGACGACGCGAAGATGACGGGAATCACACCCGCCTGATTCACCTTCAACGGGATGTAGGTGGACGTACCGCCGTAGGACCGGCGGCCGATCATGCGCTTCGCGTACTGGACCGGAATGCGGCGCTGAGCCTGCTCGACGAAGACCACCAGGCCGACCATCACAAGACCGACGGCGATGACCGTGCCGAACTCGATCCAGCCGCCGGCGAGGGTGCCCTGCTTCTTGATGGTCCACAGCGCGGACGGGAACGTCGCGGCGATCGAGATGAACATCAGGATCGACATGCCGTTGCCGATGCCGCGGTCGGTGATGAGCTCACCGAGCCACATCACGACGGCCGTACCGGCGGTCATGGTGACGACCATGGTGATGGTCGTGAAGATCGACTGGTCCGGCACGATCTGGTTGCCGACGGGGCAGGAGCCGAAGAGCGCGCCGCTGCGGGCGGTGGCCACCAGGCCGGTGCCCTGCAGGATGGCCAGCGCCACCGTCAGATAGCGGGTGTACTGCGTGATTTTCGCCGTGCCGGCCTGACCCTCCTTCTTGAGGGCCTCCAGTCGCGGGATCACCACCGTCAGCAGCTGCAGGATGATGCTCGCCGTGATGTACGGCATGATGCCGAGCGCGAAGATCGTGATCTGCAGCAGGGCGCCGCCGCTGAACATGTTGACGAGACCGAACAGGCCCTGGTTGCCCTTGGCCACGTCGATGCACGTCTGGACGTTCTTGTAGTCGACGCCAGGGATCGGGATGTGGGTACCCACGCGGTACACCACGATCACGCCGAGTGTGAAGAGCAGCTTCTTGCGCAGGTCGGGCGTCCTGAACGCCCGGGCGAACGCGGTGAGCACGGTGCCTCCTGCGACCCCCGCGCAAGTGCGTCAGAGGTGACGGTCTTGAGGTTCGACGGATACGTACACAACAGATAACTAACAGCCAAGCGCCACCCGGAGTTCCGCTTGGACACAGCGGGCGGAAATTAGCAGTGCAGGCCACCTTACCGGCGACACCGCCCCCCTTGGAACGACCAACCGGGGATGCCCCTTTTGTGGGGCATCCCCGGCTGGGAATCGCTCATGTCATCGAGACGCCTGAAGTGATCAGACGAGCTCGGTGACCGTACCGCCGGCGGCGGTGATCTTCTCCTTGGCGGAGCCGGAGACGGCGTCAACCGTCACCTGCAGCGCCACGGTGATCTCGCCCTGGCCCAGGACCTTGACGAGGCTGTTCTTGCGAACGGCACCCTTGGCGACCAGGCCCTCGACGGTGACCTCGCCACCCTCGGGGTAGAGCGAGGCGAGCTTGTCCAGGTTCACGACCTGGAACTCGACCTTGAAGGGGTTCTTGAAGCCCTTGAGCTTCGGGAGACGCATGTGGAGGGGCATCTGGCCACCCTCGAAGCGCTCCGGAACCTGGTAACGAGCCTTCGTGCCCTTGGTACCACGACCGGCCGTCTTACCCTTCGACGCCTCACCGCGACCCACACGGGTCTTCGCGGTCTTGGCGCCCGGGGCGGGACGGAGGTTGTGGATCTTGAGCGGGTTGTTCTCCGCCATGATCAGTCGACCTCCTCGACCGTCACGAGGTGGCGGACGGTGTGCACCATTCCGCGGAACTCGGGACGATCCTCCTTGACGACCTGCGTGTTGATGCCCTTGAGACCAAGGGAGCGCAGGGTGTCACGGTGGTTCTGCTTGCTGCCGATGTACGACTTCGTCTGCGTGACCTTGAGGCGAGCCATTACGCACCCGCCCCAGCACGCGCACGAAGCAGAGCCGCGGGGGCGACGTCCTCGAGGGGCAGACCACGGCGAGCCGCGATCTCCTCGGGACGCTGCAGGCCCTTGAGGGCCGCCACGGTCGCGTGCACGATGTTGATCGCGTTGGACGAGCCGAGCGACTTCGACAGGATGTCGTGAACGCCGGCGCACTCGAGCACTGCACGCACCGGGCCACCGGCGATAACGCCGGTACCGGGGGAAGCAGGCTTGAGCAGGACGACGCCCGCGGCCTTCTCGCCCGTGATCGGGTGCGGGATGGTGCCCTGGATACGGGGAACCTTGAAGAAGTGCTTCTTGGCCTCTTCAACACCCTTGGCGATCGCGGCCGGCACCTCCTTGGCCTTGCCGTAACCGACACCCACGGTGCCATCGCCATCGCCTACCACGACCAGCGCGGTGAAGCTGAAGCGACGACCACCCTTCACAACCTTGGCGACGCGGTTGATCGCGACAACGCGCTCAACGTACGCGGTCTTCTCGGCGGCAGCAGCGCCGCCGTCACGGCCCTTCCGGTCCCGCCGCTCGCCGCCACCGGCACCGCTTCCACGGCGCTGGGGTCCAGCCATTGGATTACCTCTCTCTGTTTCCGCTAGCTACGGAAGCGACTCAGAACTTGAGTCCGGCTTCGCGGGCGGCGTCCGCCAGGGCAGCAATGCGCCCGGCGTACTGGTTACCACCACGGTCGAATACGACAGCCTCGACACCGGCAGCCTTGGCGCGCTCGGCGACCAGGGCGCCGACCGACTTGGCCTGCGCGGACTTGTCGGACTCGCCACCGCGGATCGTGGTGTCCAGGGTCGACGCCGACGCGAGGGTGTGACCCTTAACGTC
Above is a genomic segment from Streptomyces sp. R21 containing:
- the rpmJ gene encoding 50S ribosomal protein L36, which translates into the protein MKVKPSVKKICDKCRVIRRHGRVMVICENPRHKQRQG
- the rpmD gene encoding 50S ribosomal protein L30 encodes the protein MARLKVTQTKSYIGSKQNHRDTLRSLGLKGINTQVVKEDRPEFRGMVHTVRHLVTVEEVD
- the secY gene encoding preprotein translocase subunit SecY produces the protein MLTAFARAFRTPDLRKKLLFTLGVIVVYRVGTHIPIPGVDYKNVQTCIDVAKGNQGLFGLVNMFSGGALLQITIFALGIMPYITASIILQLLTVVIPRLEALKKEGQAGTAKITQYTRYLTVALAILQGTGLVATARSGALFGSCPVGNQIVPDQSIFTTITMVVTMTAGTAVVMWLGELITDRGIGNGMSILMFISIAATFPSALWTIKKQGTLAGGWIEFGTVIAVGLVMVGLVVFVEQAQRRIPVQYAKRMIGRRSYGGTSTYIPLKVNQAGVIPVIFASSLLYIPALIAQFSKDNSGWKTWVQQNLTKGDHPIYITMYFLLIVFFAFFYVAISFNPEEVADNMKKYGGFIPGIRAGRPTAEYLSYVLNRITWPGSLYLGLIALVPTMALVGFNASGNFPFGGTSILIIVGVGLETVKQIESQLQQRNYEGFLR
- the rpsE gene encoding 30S ribosomal protein S5, which gives rise to MAGPQRRGSGAGGGERRDRKGRDGGAAAAEKTAYVERVVAINRVAKVVKGGRRFSFTALVVVGDGDGTVGVGYGKAKEVPAAIAKGVEEAKKHFFKVPRIQGTIPHPITGEKAAGVVLLKPASPGTGVIAGGPVRAVLECAGVHDILSKSLGSSNAINIVHATVAALKGLQRPEEIAARRGLPLEDVAPAALLRARAGAGA
- a CDS encoding adenylate kinase, with the protein product MRIVLVGPPGAGKGTQAAFLAQNLSIPHISTGDLFRANISQGTELGKQAKAFMDAGNLVPDEVTIGMAKDRMEAPDAENGFLLDGFPRNVSQAEALDEMLKTEGMKLDAVLDLEVPEDEVVRRIAGRRICRKDSSHVFHVEYKQPKAPGVCDVCGGELYQRDDDSEDTVRKRLEVYHSQTEPIIDYYKAQGLVVTISALGKVDEVTGRAMEALKREDDDK
- the infA gene encoding translation initiation factor IF-1; this translates as MAKKQGAIEIEGTVVESLPNAMFKVELQNGHQVLAHISGKMRMHYIRILPDDRVVVELSPYDLTRGRIVYRYK
- the rplO gene encoding 50S ribosomal protein L15, whose amino-acid sequence is MAENNPLKIHNLRPAPGAKTAKTRVGRGEASKGKTAGRGTKGTKARYQVPERFEGGQMPLHMRLPKLKGFKNPFKVEFQVVNLDKLASLYPEGGEVTVEGLVAKGAVRKNSLVKVLGQGEITVALQVTVDAVSGSAKEKITAAGGTVTELV
- the rplR gene encoding 50S ribosomal protein L18 encodes the protein MAYGVKIAKGDAYKRAAIKRRHIRIRKHISGTAERPRLVVTRSNRHIVAQVIDDVKGHTLASASTLDTTIRGGESDKSAQAKSVGALVAERAKAAGVEAVVFDRGGNQYAGRIAALADAAREAGLKF
- the map gene encoding type I methionyl aminopeptidase, giving the protein MVQIKSPEQIAKMREAGLVVAAVHAATGAAAVPGATTKDLDEVARKVLAEHGAKPNFLGYGGFPATICTSVNEVVVHGIPDDKTVLKDGDVISIDAGAIIDGWHGDAAFTAFVGTGHAPELVELSRVTEESMWAGIAAMKLGNRLVDVSRAIETYIRRQPKPGGGKYGIIEDYGGHGIGTEMHMDPHLLNYVERKRGKGPKLVPGFCLAIEPMVSLGTPRTEVLDDDWTVITTDGTWSSHWEHSVALTEEGPLVLTAPDGGKAKLAELGITAAPDPLA
- the rpsM gene encoding 30S ribosomal protein S13; its protein translation is MARVSGVDIPREKRVEVALTYVFGIGRTLSQKTLAETGVNPDTRVRDLSEEELVRIREYVDANFKTEGDLRREVQADIRRKVEIGCYQGLRHRRGLPVHGQRTSTNARTRKGPRRAIAGKKKPGKK
- the rpsK gene encoding 30S ribosomal protein S11, with translation MPPKGRQGAAKKVRRKEKKNVAHGHAHIKSTFNNTIVSITDPSGNVISWASAGHVGFKGSRKSTPFAAQMAAESAARRAQEHGMRKVDVFVKGPGSGRETAIRSLQATGLEVGSIQDVTPTPHNGCRPPKRRRV